AACAAATATGCTTGCGTGCGAGCCAATCTTGTTTATTAACTATCGTCAGTTTTGTGTTAACGTCGAAAATCTCTAACCCCCAACATCCCAACGCACCTATCCCGAAAAAGCCAGCACTTAAGATAGAGGAAATTGCGATCGCTTTGAGAATACGCGAAGCAAGAGTTTGCTGTGTTCTAAAATGCCTAAGATTATCATGATTATGAATAAATAATTTAGCTCTGTCTCCAGGCTCTAGATGCTCTGATTGTATTGGATGGTAAACGATTTGTTTGTGATTAACCATTTGTTGTCACCCTGATATGTAAATAGGATTCATATAAGTGGTCATATGGTAAACTTTCGCTATGACTCCTACTACATTCTATAGAAAGAAAACCTAACTGTCTTTAGTAAGGGATTTGTCACTGCACGCAGTGCTAGCGTTACTCAAAACAGCCTTATTTTGTAAATAGATTTTTGCAACAACTCTACTAGGTAATTACTAACGCCTAACTTCTGATGCCTCTTGTTGATCAGTAATATTTCTGAGGTCTTGATGCCATCTTCCGTCTTCGCCAATTCCCGGAATTTCATTAATTCCTAAACTGTTTCTCAAAGCTAGGTACGATTTCCCCTCTTCTGTGATATGGAAATAATTACTTAAATCTCCTTCACCGTCCTCTTGAAGTTTTGTAATTCCCTTGCCTGCAAAATTATTAATGAATCCCATAGCGCGAAGATGCCTAAGTTCCTTCGCTAAGTTATCGTTGAATTGAGAGTTAGATTTTTCTCCAGAGTTAAGTTTTAGGAGATGTTTTAGTTCATTACCATCGATAAGATACCTAACTAAGAATTTAAGTGTTGCTGATTGTTGTTCTTGAAGCAAGTCAATACGTCTTTGTTGACTATTTAGTTCTGCAATTTGCTCATCTTGTAGCTTATTAATATCATCCTTAACTTCTTGTTTTAATCTTCTGAGTGCAATTCCAGTACCGGAAATTGAAATATCCTCTACGTTATCCAATAAACCTGAATTAAATAGTAGAATTAAACTAAATATAATAATTTCTGTATTCCCAATCCTGTGATTTTGTTGAGAATTTGGAAGAGGAATAATAACAACATATAATAGATATAGTAAACCCACAATAGATGATACCTTTAATAACCACCAACTCATATTTCGTCTAGGCTTTTCGCCAAGTAAGTTAGTCGCTGAGTCTAGCGGTGGTAAAGGCTGTCCTAAACTTTCATAAGATTGGTTGGAGGCTAGCTTTTTTAAAGTTTCTAGCTCTTTATTAGTCATATCTATAATCTTTAGCTCCGTGAAGTTAGAAAGAAACGGTTAGAAAGGGTTTTATTCCCCTATTTTGCAAACAAGGGCTTAATTTAAAACTAAACACTTAGTATCTTAGTAGACAAAATAGATAACTGATATCGTCCAAGAGTAAGCTATGCACACTGCCTTACGGAATAGAGTTATATCAGGTTCGGTTGAAGACTAATAATTAGGACTAATCTCAAGTCCGATTAGTTACTTATAAATAAAATGTATGTTTGTAATTGCGCTTGAGCGCAAGAGTTATGTATGGCGCTCAAGCGCAACTACGAGCCTAATTATAAGTTTTTTCCCGAATACGACATCACACAAAGATAAATGATATTTAACAGTAGTGCTAATATTGCGCCAAATGGCTCAAGTAAATTCTATATATGCATTAAAGAACCTTCACCATTGAGGATTCGCCGCGATTAATGCTGTCGCTGCCAAGCTATCTAATGGGTGGGAAAATAAATATCCCTGCCCATACTCACAGTTCAACTTTCTCAGAAAGGTTAGTTGCTCGTTTGTCTCGACTCCTTCAGCAATCACATTCATGCCGAGTTTGTGTGCTAGTGTCACAATTATCTCAATCATTCCTAAATTTCTACCACCATTAGCATCTAGTGAGCTAACGAAAGAACGGTCAATCTTCAATACATTAATTGGAAAGTCATGCAAGCGACCTAATGAGGAATAGCCAGTACCGAAGTCATCAATAGATAACCCAATCCCCATCTGTTGAAGTTGCCATAAAGCAGCAGTTAACTCATTGCTATTTTCTATAATTACGCTTTCAGTAATTTCTAGTACGAGAGAGAAAGCATCAAGACCAGTCGAATGCACAATTTTTTTAATCTGCTCAATCAAATTCGGCTGGGAAAATTGCTTGACAGAAAGATTTACGCTGATTTTTTCAGGCGAGTTTGTGAACTCGTGTAGCCGCCAAGCTTGCATCTGGCGGCACGACTCATACAGCACCCAGTAACCAATCTCAACAATCAATCCCGTTTCTTCTGCTAAGGGGATAAAATCATCTGGAGAAACTAGACCACGCTCTGGGTGTTGCCAGCGAAGCAGAGCTTCAAAACCTAAAATTCTACCGCTGCTGAGTGAAACAATCGGTTGGTAATAAACCCGAAATTCTTGGCGTTCAATTGCTCGACGCAAATCTGTTTCTAACTGCAATCTGGACAGAGCATTAGTATACATATTTGGGTTGAATAGTTTATGGCACGCTCTGCCTAGCGCCTTGGCTCGGTACATCGCCGTATCAGCATCTCTGAGCAAGTCTTCTGGTTGGTTATATTCCACGGTAGAACTCAAAGCGATGCCAATACTTACTGTTGTAAACACTTCTTGCCCGTCAAGCTCAAAAGGTAGTGCCAGTTGTTGTTGAATCTTTTCAGCCACTCCTATGGCGTCTGACACATTTCGGATGTCTTCAAGCAAGATTGTAAATTCATCTCCCCCAATCCGGGCAGCTGTATCTTGGTAGCTTATGCACGATCGCAACCTATTTGCTATTGCGAGTAGAAATTTGTCTCCAAGTAAATGTCCCAGACTATCATTGATTACTTTAAACCGATCCAGATCCAAAAACAGTACAGCAAATAAAAAATTCTCCTGTCGCTTAGCTCGTTGGAGTGCAGATTTTAAGCGCTCTATAAATAAAGCTCGATTTGGTAAACTTGTTAGTGCATCGTGAAATGCATTATGCAGTAGCTGTTCTTCTGCCCGTTTGCGCTCAGTAATGTCATGGGTGTGTCCGAAAATCTGGTGAATTTCTCCATGTTCATTCAAAAGCGGCACATAGGTGACAACGATGGTGAATGGCCCACCAGGCAAATTGATTTTGCATTCTCCGGTTTGCAAGGTACGCATCTCTACTGTTTTTTGCAGGAGTGGGAGATAGGTATTTGTGACTTCCGGTGGAAATAATTCTTCGTCTTTGTAGCCTAAAAGTGCTGACTCAGTATAACCACTGCGGTTAACTCCGAAAGCATTGACAAATTGCAACCGCCGCTCGGCATCATAAATCACAAATGGATGTGGGAAGTTATCAACTGCTAATCGAAATCGTTGTTCGCTTAGGCGCAGCGCCTCTTCCACCTGCTGACGCTCACCAATTTCATCCTTTAGCTGTCTGTTAGCCTCTACCAGTTCAGCAAAGGATTTTTTTAATTGATCAGCCATTTGGTTATGAGTCTGAGCGAGAACTCTAAGTTCGTTTATGCCTTCTACTGTAACGGTTTGGTCTAAATTACCATTAGCGATCGCCTTTGAGGCTAAACTTAAGCGAAAAATTGGCTGGCTAATCCAATGGGAGGTAATAACTCCTGTTACTATAGCCAGGATAAATGCTCCTAAACACAGCAAAATCGTAGTTCGTGTGTTGGCTTGGATATGCTCCATAAAGTCAGCTTCTGGAACCACTACGACAATCACCCAATTTAGCCCGTAGCTATCTGTAAATGGCATTAATTTAATGAATTGCCGCTGACCATCAATTTTGAAGTTTATCTGATGGCTTTGATCAATGTTGCTAAAGTTATCAAACTCTTTGAGTAAATGCTGTGTTGTTAACCGAATAACATGATCGCTGCTGGCGATCGCTTTTAGTCGTCTGGGTTTCGGCTCTCCTTTGAGAAACTTCAGCGAAGCGGAAAGTCCAAGCGGAGGCTTTCTCCTTTCAAAACCTCCGTACTCCTGACTCAGAACAAAAGGCTGCTCAACTGATGAACTTGCTACCAAATCTCCAGAACGCTCGATAATAAATGTCTTTCCTGAGCGACCAATCTTGAATTTTTGCAAAAAATCATCCAGTTGCGAAAGAGATAGAGTTGCATTTGTAACTCCTAATAAAGTACCTGTTTTGTTATAAACAGGCCGTGTGGCGCTAATCGCTAGTCCAGATGAAGAGAAATAGGGATAAACTGCGCTCCAAGTAGGTTTACCTGCTTTTACAGCCTCTGTATACCAAGGACGAGTACGGGGATCAAAGGTTGTGCTAACTCGAATTAAGTTAACACGATTACCTTGGTTATCAGTACTGTAAGTATGGTATCTACCACCAGTTGATTGGTTTAATATTCTGATTACTAACAAGCCATTATTAAGGCGATCAACTGAATAAATTTCTCCTTGTACATTGGCAAATGCAATAGGGCTTAAAGATTTAAATAACTGCATCTGATACCATAGATGCTGTTCTAAGCTCTTTTCATTACTAAAATCTAACTCGCCAAAACGCATCACATTAGCGTTAATTTCAGTGACGAGTTGAGGTGTTTTCATATAATCTGTAATATGTTGATGAATCCGAGTTGTAACTTCATTTATCAGTTCGGTAGCAACTTCATTCACAGCTTTCTGACCATTTTTCAAGGAAAAAAATGCTGTTAGCCCTACAGCAGCAGAGATTTGCAAGACAAAAGGTACTACAAGAGCTACACGTAGTGGCACTCTCAATAGTTCTTTAGGAATTAGAGACGAGAAAATCTGCGGTAGCATCTATAGACAGTTTTAATAAATAGTTTGAAGCTACAAATCGGCTGTTAATAGCTAAATATCACATTGATTATTATAGTTACAGGGAGGAATCATGAAAGCGATCGCTACATACGAATATCGAGAAACTAGCAACCCCGACTGTTTTACTGAGATTGATATCGAAATACCACAACCAAGTGGCAGAGATTTACTGGTTCGCGTCAAAGCAATTTCTGTTAACCCAGTTGATTACAAAGTCCGCTCGTCTATCAAAGAAAAACAAACAACGCCGCGAATTCTAGGATGGGATGCTGCCGGAATTGTGGAAGCGGTTGGCAATGAAGTAACTTTGTTTAAACCTGGTGATCAAGTTTACTACGCAGGCAGCATCACTCGTCCTGGTAGCAACAGTGAATATCAACTAGTTGATGAACGCATAGTCGGCAAGAAACCTATTAATCTTACATTTGAAGCGGCGGCAGCACTTCCATTAACAACTATTACCGCTTGGGAAGCCTTATTTGAGCGATTAGGAATTGAACCACAAAAAACATCTAAAAATCAAGCCTCCAAAGTATTGATTATTGGTGGTGCAGGGGGTGTAGGTTCTATCGCTATCCAACTAGCGAAACAGGTTGCAGGGCTGGTCATTATTGCCACAGCATCTAGACCCGAAACCATAGATTGGTGCAAAAAAATGGGTGCTGATTACACAATCAATCACCATCAACCGTTCAAGACAGAACTAGAGACTATTGGAATCAAAGAAGTTGATTACATTCTCTGTTTTAACGATACAGAACAGCATCTACAAAATATGGCAGATGTGATTAAACCGCAAGGAAAAATCTGTTCTATTGTTGAAACGAAACAACCTTTGAATATGAATGTTTTGCAGTGGAAAAGCGTAACATTTGTTTGGGAGTTTATGTATACCAAGCCCGTATATGAAACAGAAGATATCCAATCTCAACACGACTTGTTAAATCAAGTAGGTGAGCTAGTTACTCAAGGGATTATACAAACAACTATGACCAAAAATTTGGGTTCACTAAATACAGTAAACCTAGCCAAGGCACATACTGAGCTTGAATCTGGGAGAACGATTGGTAAATTAGTGCTTTCTGGAATAAATAGCTAACAACTTCAGTTAAATGCCTAGGGGCATACATCTCTACGTCCCGAAGCAGATGAGTAGCTCCTGAATTGCATGATCTAGTCTATTTCCTTGGACAGAATGCATTTGTAATCTTTTCATCCATTTGGATGAAATTTTATCAAAACATATACTCCTTAAGACGAGTAAAACTGTTAGATGTCATGCAACTAGAAATATCAAGGTTAGATAACAAAGCTATATCTATAGATAGAAATAAACCAAAGTTAATAATTGTAATATCGCAAATGTCCTTGATAACTGATCTTATATATCGCATATGTAAAATTTCTATATTACTAGGTTAATATATTTCTTAAATTTACAAGGTTTCTGAATACTGATAACTAAAAAGCATCAGTTTTGAATGAAAACATTTTGCTTAATTCCATTTAAAATTAGTGACTTTAGTTTTTAAAAAAGCTTATTTTAATTAATTGCTTGAAACACATCGAAAGTTTTTGAATAATAGCAAAAATTAGTTATTGGAAGTCTATCTATGTATGTAGCTGTCTGGCCGGGGAATGTATATCCTTTAGGTGCTAGTTGGGATGGTAAAGGCACAAACTTTGCTTTATTTTCAGAGAATGCAACTGGTGTAGAGCTTTGTTTATTCGATACCGATGACGAAGAGATCCGCTTACCTTTAACTGAAAAAAACAATTTCGTTTGGCACGGTTATTTACCAGGAGTGGGGCCGGGGCAACGGTATGGTTTTAGAGTACATGGCCCTTGGGCCCCAGAGGTAGGCCATCGCTTTAACCCCAACAAACTACTAATTGACCCTTATGCTAAAGCAATTGAGAGTGAGATTAGTAATGATCCAGCTATCTTTGGCTACTCTTTGGATAGTCCTGAAAAAGACCTAGCTTTTTGTGAACTAGATGATGCCAAAATAATGCCAAAGTGTATTGTCGTTGATCAATCCTTTGATTGGGGAGATGACAAACTGCTATACAGACCTTGGCACGAAACTGTGATTTATGAAACTCATGTCAAAGGTTTTACCAAGCTACATCCAGATATTCCAGAAGAATTGCGTGGTACTTATGCTGGGTTGGTACATCCAGCAGCAATTCAACACTTACAGCAATTAGGAATTACAGCAGTTGAACTAATGCCTGTGCATCACTTTTTGTCCAATCCGGGACATTTAGCCGAAACAGGACTAAGCAACTACTGGGGCTACGATTCCATCAACTACTTTGCACCCCACTCTAGCTACAGCGCGAGTGGAACTCTCGGAGAGCAGGTGACAGAATTCAAGCAAATGGTCAAGGCTCTGCACTTTGCGGGAATTGAAGTGATTTTAGATGTGGTCTACAATCACACTGGCGAAGGCAATCATTTAGGCCCAACACTGTCGCTGCGAGGCATTGATAATGCAGTGTACTACCGCTTGGTCAAGGATGATCCTCGCTACTACATGGACTTTACAGGTTGTGGTAACTCTCTGAATGTACGCCATGCCCAAGTATTGAAGTTAATTATGGATAGCTTACGCTATTGGGTGACAGAAATGCACGTCGATGGCTTTCGCTTTGATTTAGCTTCGGCACTGGCGCGAGAATTATATGAAGTAGATAATCTCTCAGCTTTCTTTGATATTATTCACCAAGACCCAATCTTGGCAGATGTCAAGCTAATTGCTGAACCTTGGGATTTGGGAGAAGGCGGCTATCAAGTAGGTAACTTTCCGCTGCGTTGGTCTGAGTGGAATGGTAGGTATCGAGATACTGCACGAGATTTCTGGCGCGGTGAAGATAATAGCTTAGGGCAATTTGCTTACTGTTTCACTGGTAGCCCTGACTTATATCAAACAAACGGGCGTAATCCGAATGCAAGCATTAATTTTATAACTGCTCACGATGGCTTCACCCTTAACGATTTGGTCAGCTACAACGAAAAGCACAACGAAGCCAACGGCGAAGATAATCGTGATGGTGAAAGCCATAACAGATCCTGGAATTGTGGTGTAGAAGGCGAAACTGATGACCCGGAAGTATTGCGCTTACGGGAACGTCAACGGCGCAACTTTCTAGCAACCCTAATGCTGTCTCAGGGTGTTCCAATGCTGCTAGAAGGAGACGAAATTGGCTGTACTCAGAAGGGTAATAATAATGCCTACTGTCAAGATAATGAAATTGCTTGGCGTCACTGGGACTTGCAAAAAGCAAACGCAGACTTATTAGACTTTACACGCGAACTAATTTATTTCCGCCATCAGCATCCAGTATTTCGGCGGCGTAAGTGGTTCCAAGGTCGCCCGATTCACGGTTTTGGGATTAGTGATATTGCTTGGTTTAATGCTGATGGCAGTGAAATGACCGAAAGACAGTGGCTAGTTAGTTACGCCAAAGTATTAGAAATTTTCTTGAATGGAGAGGGAATTACTACTCCAGGGCCTCAAGGTGAGCGAATTATTGATGAGAGTTTTCTACTATTTTTTAACGCTCACTACGAGATGATTGACTTTGCCCTACCAGATGGGCTTAAAGAAAGAGTATTGGAAATAGTAATTGATACTAATGAACCTCGGTTTATCCAGCCAGGGAAGTTGGTTTCAGGGAATCAAACTGTACCTGTTACAGAGCGATCGCTTGTCGTGTTACGGCTGATTGGTTAACAAATAGAGACGTTGTAATGCAACGTCTCTACAAAATTCATCGATTTTATTGAGAGGTAGATGCTCACACCCCCAATACCTTTCGGTTAAGGAACTTTTTGGTTGAGGCAGGCGGGGGGAGTAGAGGGGCAGGGGAGGAAATGGAAGAAGAATTAAAAAATGCCTTCAATATTTCCTCCAATTCTCCCCCTGCTTCCCCTGCCTCCCCTGCTTATCCGAAACGTATTGCTCAAACCCCTACATTTTTACTCTGAATTCTGACGCCAAGCCGCGAGCGTCTCCGGCTCCGCTCCTTAATTCTGAATTCTGCTGTAAAAAGTACATCAGCAGATTCCATCATTTAAATTAAAAACTGAGGTTCAGGTAAGTAGATGCCGATACATGAGATTTTGCTAGATTTGCTAGATAAAAATCCTGATATTTCTTGATAAAACTTTTAAAATTTACAGAATATCTAGAGATACTTCCTGTGACGTTTTTAAATTCCCCGATAGACAGAGAACTGCAAACGTAATCATATGTAACATTTTAGTTGAGTAGAGTTATCGGGGGAATTTTAAATGGCAACTGAATACTAATAAAACTACTGAGTTACCTACTGAAGCTAAAGCCTATAACGGCGCTGATCGCAATGCCTGGATTTTTGGTTGGAACCCTCAACAAGAACTCTGGAATGGGCGTTTAGCGATGATTGGCTTTGTTGCTTACCTATTCTGGGATTTAGCTAGTTATAGTTTAGTACGTGACGTACTCCACTTAATTCGCTAAGCCTTTACTCATGATTTATTCCCTTTTGGGGAAAATTAGTTCAATCAACAACTTAGTAGCGTCTTAAATACTTAACCTACTCGTGAAGTAGAGTCTAAGGCTGGAGTTAAAGATGGACGCACTAATAAATAAAATTGCGAACGAGGAAAATATGATAACTAAAGACACTATACGTGCAGTAGGAGTATTTGCCAATTCTCAAGAAATAGAGCAGGCAATTAATGAATTGAGAACTGCAAACTTTCCTGTAGAGAAAGTTTCTGTCATTGCTAAAGATGTAGAGCAGGGCGAACAACTAGGCGAAGCAGAGATAAGCGATCGCATTGGTGATCAAGATGTAAACACAACAGGAGCAGTAGGGGATACACTCACAGCAACTACTTGGGGTAGCGTGTTAGTTGGTTTGAGTAGTCTGGCACTTCCTGGCTTAGGAGCTGTCTTAGCAGCAGGTTCCGTCGGTGTAGCATTAGTTACTAGCGTGGCAGGTGTTGCTGTAGGAGCAGCAGCAAATCAGAATTTAGTGAAAGCATTAACTGATTTAGGCATCCCCGAAGAACGAGCTAGAGTTTATAGCGATCGCCTTCAACAAAGTTACTATTTGCTCATATTAGAGGGCAACGAAGCAGAAATTCATCGTGCTGAAGCAATATTACGCGAGCAAGGTATTCAATATTGGGGTATTTATGATTCCCCCCAAACTGAAAGTCGATAAGCTAAATATTTGCTGTACTGTATCTCGTTCGCACTTTGAACAGAAGTTGCTTTAGTGAGCCTTCTAGATGCGAGCGAGCTTTACGAATTTATCTATAACAATCCTCAGAGATGCTCTTTAGACGCTCGCTCCATTGATATCTAGAGTTGTCTACAATCAGCATCTGGGTTACTTATTAAACAGAAAGCCCCGGTAATAAACCGGGGGTGTTACGTGCTATTATCACTTATCAGAACAATTGTACTATAAAATTGGTCTCATTAACAGGATTGCTGCATTCAAGCGAAGCGCTAACTGTGACACCACTGATGGCTGATAATCAGGCTGGAATTTTTGGAGCCTCCGGCTTTGCCCTATGAGTGTATACAACAGCGCTTAGAGATGTCCTCTGTAATAATTGTAGCGAGAAACACATTTTTCCCGCTTTTTTTAGTTTTTAATACAAAATGTAAGTAAAAAATCATGTATCTTTAGTTTTAGAGAATATCTATCTAAAGACATAAATATTGGGAAAATGAAGAATTTCAGCTTGTAAATGAGTAATTACTCCCAAGCGCTAATTGAAATCAAAAAACATACTATTTATAGGCAAGTAGCTTGATTTTATCTAGTAAAGAATAATTGTTTGTTTGAGCGAGGTGCATGGATATACTGCGTAAGTCATAGATATTTAAGAAGTTCTTGGCAGGGTTGTAGACGACACATTAATTCGTATTTTTTACTCGATAGGAAAACCGCTTCCGGTGGAAAGCCAAAGGATGAAAAATTGGATAACGAAATTAGCAATCTATATAGTATTACTGTATACTTTGTTACTGCCTATCAACTACGCAGGAGCCTACCAATTTTCAAGTATTTATGTAGAGCCATTTAATACACTCCCAGCAGTTGAAAACTTAGCAAGTGTTGACAATTATCTTGGGGAGAATAGAAAGGAAGATTTTCGACGATTTCGTGAGAGAATCAACCGCACAAATAAATTAGAGGGATTATTTACACTTTATACGAGTGAAGATTCGGGTAAAATTTACTGGGAAATTAGACCCGATCAGCTAAACAAAAACTACTTAGCTATAGTAACGTTAGAATCGGGCATTGGAGAAAGTGGTATTTATAGTGGATTACCGCTTTCTGACTTTTTATTTTATTTTCGGCGAGTAAACGATAATTTGCATTTCGTTGTTCGTAATGTTAAATTTCGTACAGAATCAAGTGAGCCAGAACAGCGATCGCTTGCTCGTTCATTTAGTGATTCAATTCTTTATTCAGTCCAAATAGATACTATTGATCCGCGGACTAAAAATATTTTAATTAACCTGGAAGACTTGCTAATGCAAGATTTTCCTGGATTAACTTCTTTATTAAAATACTCTTTGCAGGCTGATTACCACCTTGAACAAAGCAGATCATATTTTGGTGATATTAACAGTTACCCAGAGAACGTAGAGATTGATTCAGTTTATGGTTTTTCATCATTAGAAGGAGCAGATTTAGTCACCGTACCTGATAGCAGGGCGCTGACTCTGAAGGTACATTACAGTTTTTCTCAACTGCGAGAAAACAACGGTTATATTCCCAGACTTGCCGATGATAGAGTGGGATATTTTATTACTGCCTTTCAAGATTTATCTAATAAAAACACCGAAGAACCATTTGTACGTTACATTAACCGTTGGCATCTTGAACCATCTGATCCCAAAGCAGCCTTATCTCCACCAATAAAGCCAATTGTATTTTGGATTGAAAATGCTGTACCGTTCGAGTACCGCGATGCAATTCGTGAAGGTATCTTGATGTGGAACAGAGCATTTGAAAAAGCAGGATTTCAAAATGCTATTGAAGCTCGGCAAATGCCAGATGATGCTGATTGGCAGCCAGCA
This region of Nostoc sp. UHCC 0302 genomic DNA includes:
- the glgX gene encoding glycogen debranching protein GlgX; translated protein: MYVAVWPGNVYPLGASWDGKGTNFALFSENATGVELCLFDTDDEEIRLPLTEKNNFVWHGYLPGVGPGQRYGFRVHGPWAPEVGHRFNPNKLLIDPYAKAIESEISNDPAIFGYSLDSPEKDLAFCELDDAKIMPKCIVVDQSFDWGDDKLLYRPWHETVIYETHVKGFTKLHPDIPEELRGTYAGLVHPAAIQHLQQLGITAVELMPVHHFLSNPGHLAETGLSNYWGYDSINYFAPHSSYSASGTLGEQVTEFKQMVKALHFAGIEVILDVVYNHTGEGNHLGPTLSLRGIDNAVYYRLVKDDPRYYMDFTGCGNSLNVRHAQVLKLIMDSLRYWVTEMHVDGFRFDLASALARELYEVDNLSAFFDIIHQDPILADVKLIAEPWDLGEGGYQVGNFPLRWSEWNGRYRDTARDFWRGEDNSLGQFAYCFTGSPDLYQTNGRNPNASINFITAHDGFTLNDLVSYNEKHNEANGEDNRDGESHNRSWNCGVEGETDDPEVLRLRERQRRNFLATLMLSQGVPMLLEGDEIGCTQKGNNNAYCQDNEIAWRHWDLQKANADLLDFTRELIYFRHQHPVFRRRKWFQGRPIHGFGISDIAWFNADGSEMTERQWLVSYAKVLEIFLNGEGITTPGPQGERIIDESFLLFFNAHYEMIDFALPDGLKERVLEIVIDTNEPRFIQPGKLVSGNQTVPVTERSLVVLRLIG
- a CDS encoding EAL domain-containing protein → MLPQIFSSLIPKELLRVPLRVALVVPFVLQISAAVGLTAFFSLKNGQKAVNEVATELINEVTTRIHQHITDYMKTPQLVTEINANVMRFGELDFSNEKSLEQHLWYQMQLFKSLSPIAFANVQGEIYSVDRLNNGLLVIRILNQSTGGRYHTYSTDNQGNRVNLIRVSTTFDPRTRPWYTEAVKAGKPTWSAVYPYFSSSGLAISATRPVYNKTGTLLGVTNATLSLSQLDDFLQKFKIGRSGKTFIIERSGDLVASSSVEQPFVLSQEYGGFERRKPPLGLSASLKFLKGEPKPRRLKAIASSDHVIRLTTQHLLKEFDNFSNIDQSHQINFKIDGQRQFIKLMPFTDSYGLNWVIVVVVPEADFMEHIQANTRTTILLCLGAFILAIVTGVITSHWISQPIFRLSLASKAIANGNLDQTVTVEGINELRVLAQTHNQMADQLKKSFAELVEANRQLKDEIGERQQVEEALRLSEQRFRLAVDNFPHPFVIYDAERRLQFVNAFGVNRSGYTESALLGYKDEELFPPEVTNTYLPLLQKTVEMRTLQTGECKINLPGGPFTIVVTYVPLLNEHGEIHQIFGHTHDITERKRAEEQLLHNAFHDALTSLPNRALFIERLKSALQRAKRQENFLFAVLFLDLDRFKVINDSLGHLLGDKFLLAIANRLRSCISYQDTAARIGGDEFTILLEDIRNVSDAIGVAEKIQQQLALPFELDGQEVFTTVSIGIALSSTVEYNQPEDLLRDADTAMYRAKALGRACHKLFNPNMYTNALSRLQLETDLRRAIERQEFRVYYQPIVSLSSGRILGFEALLRWQHPERGLVSPDDFIPLAEETGLIVEIGYWVLYESCRQMQAWRLHEFTNSPEKISVNLSVKQFSQPNLIEQIKKIVHSTGLDAFSLVLEITESVIIENSNELTAALWQLQQMGIGLSIDDFGTGYSSLGRLHDFPINVLKIDRSFVSSLDANGGRNLGMIEIIVTLAHKLGMNVIAEGVETNEQLTFLRKLNCEYGQGYLFSHPLDSLAATALIAANPQW
- a CDS encoding zinc-binding alcohol dehydrogenase family protein, whose protein sequence is MKAIATYEYRETSNPDCFTEIDIEIPQPSGRDLLVRVKAISVNPVDYKVRSSIKEKQTTPRILGWDAAGIVEAVGNEVTLFKPGDQVYYAGSITRPGSNSEYQLVDERIVGKKPINLTFEAAAALPLTTITAWEALFERLGIEPQKTSKNQASKVLIIGGAGGVGSIAIQLAKQVAGLVIIATASRPETIDWCKKMGADYTINHHQPFKTELETIGIKEVDYILCFNDTEQHLQNMADVIKPQGKICSIVETKQPLNMNVLQWKSVTFVWEFMYTKPVYETEDIQSQHDLLNQVGELVTQGIIQTTMTKNLGSLNTVNLAKAHTELESGRTIGKLVLSGINS
- a CDS encoding chlorophyll a/b-binding protein; translation: MNTNKTTELPTEAKAYNGADRNAWIFGWNPQQELWNGRLAMIGFVAYLFWDLASYSLVRDVLHLIR
- a CDS encoding general stress protein yields the protein MITKDTIRAVGVFANSQEIEQAINELRTANFPVEKVSVIAKDVEQGEQLGEAEISDRIGDQDVNTTGAVGDTLTATTWGSVLVGLSSLALPGLGAVLAAGSVGVALVTSVAGVAVGAAANQNLVKALTDLGIPEERARVYSDRLQQSYYLLILEGNEAEIHRAEAILREQGIQYWGIYDSPQTESR